AGTAAGGTCTCTTCCGAGCTGTGTTCACATCTTAGTTTTCAACTTACTGCTCGGTAGTCATCGTGACTCCTGCTGTTGAATCAGTGGTTGAAGTAAGGTGGCGGACTTCGCACAGATCACTGCACAGGAGAGAAGAGGTTAAGACCATGTGGCGTCTGAGGAATGCCATGGCGCAGGGGGTCTGAGTGCCCTCTGCTCTCCGGGACAGTGCTGGAGCCAAGCCCTGCCGGCCGCGCGCAGAGGCCTGGGGCCTGATCGATGGAGGCATTTCAGAAATAACCTTGACGGTGTGTTGGAATGTGCCTGGAGGATCATGGAGTAgactttttttaatgctttttagcATTGCAAGCGTGGCATGTTAAGAATGACTTCTGGTAAATGCAAGGAAGTTTCTCCTGCTCGTTGAGGGAGACGGACTTGGGGCCGAGCAGAAGATGTTGATGCTGTTCGCGTGGCGGGGCCCGCGCAGCTGCTCAGAGGCTGTGATGTTAGGAGAAAGTGTTCGCGCTAGCAGACTTGGTCTCTAAAATGTCTGTTCTCAGACGTGTGTCTCTGTTCAAGCACAGGTCTGGAGTGAATTCCTGGAGAAAGAAGCAGGCAAGTGTGAGGGGAGTCTAAACAAGAGATAACCCACACCTTTTTAAGGACTAAAAGAAAGACTGAGCTTTTGgcatgttttcttattgagttttttaaaatatatttgtaagtgCTTTTCTTGctctagaaaatagaagaggcaTTTCTCTCTTAAGATATTAAAGTATAAGGAGATCATTTCCTAAGGAGGAAAGGGTGGAATCGCTTAGTGTGATCCCATAAGTCATCCTCCCGTCATATGCGGGGGCCCCCGGGTCTGCAGGAACGTCCCAGGGTGTGGCGGGCTGGTGCGGGTTGAATGTGTGCATTCCTCGCTAGTGTTAGGTCATTGGTGTTTATCACAGGTATGGTGGCTGGTACAGTAGCTCGTTGTGGACCTTTGCCAAACGAAGGGAGACACTGTCGCTATTCAGGCCTCTGTGAAGCCTTTCGCCATCAGCTGCTCTCCAGGTGACCTGGGCACTGAGCTGGCCCTTGGCGGTGCCAGCAGGAGACCCTCAAAGCTGGCAAGGTGCCCGTGTGTGGGCTTCTTCCTGTGCCCACTTCACAGCTTGCAGCCGTTGCTTCCCCAGGGACTGGTTCCCACTTACCGTGCGCTCTTAGCTTGCGAGGGTCTGGGCTCCCCTTCTCCCGGTGAGCACTGCGTTCTGATCATTGCTCCTGGGGACTGCTGTGCCCCTGGGAGTGGGCTCTTAGAGGCTCAGAGTAAGGAGCGGAGCTGGAAACAGCACGAGaggccatttttctttctgcttccccGGGATCAGACCGGGCGAGGGGGAGAAACACTTGGGAACAAGGGCCGAGGTCCTCCTTTCAGAAGGTCCTGCAGTAGGCTCTgaacatgggctctggagtcaagcGAACTTAGATTTAAACTCCTGCTCCCCTACTTAATGGAAGGTTGGTCTCCGAGCCTCAGTGTCCTAATCTGGAAAGTGGGGACGACGGGCATACATGCCTCGAAGGGTTGGCGTGAGGCTCGGTGAGCTGCCATGCCCAGAGCTAGAACAAGATCAGCTCTCAGTGCGTGGGGCCAGTTGCTGCTGCTCTTGTCAACGTCCTCCTCCTTGTGGGCTATCTGTTCAGCGGGGCATTGAGGTACACGTGGCAGCCACCAGTCATTGGAGACTGAGTTGGTTACTTTGCCTAAAACAACAATCGTCTGAGATGTCCAGACGTAAGAGCCCTCAGTTCCCCAGAGTTGGTACACACACGCAGGTCCATTCTCAGTCACATGAAGCCGCCTTGTGCTTGGTGATAAGATTGTCGTGGGTGGCAGTGCATCATTTTGACTTGTGGGGCAGAGAGAAATCAGTTGTAACCATGAAGAGGGCAGAGGTGATTGAGACACTGGAGAAAAGAGGTGGGCGAGACTGTTCCATCCTAAAGGAAACGAAGCCAAGCAGGCCCAGCAGGAGCTCAGAGCCGGGCGCTCGGTGCTTGGTATGTGCTGACTAGATGTGTGACCCCTGGGAGAAGACCTGAGCATTGAAGCTGCTCGTGGAGATCGAGGGGCGGGGAGGCGTGTGGTGCTTCCTGCAATCACCAGTTAGGGACTAGTCATTTCTGTACAGGGGATTCTCTTAGAATCATCAtgaggatttttctctttcagtctaaAGAAACTCGAGAAATCTTACATTTCCACTACACCACGTGGCCTGACTTTGGAGTCCCCGAATCACCAGCCTCGTTCCTGAACTTTCTCTTCAAAGTCCGTGAGTCAGGCTCCCTCAGCCTGGAGCATGGCCCCATCGTGGTGCACTGCAGCGCCGGCATCGGCAGGTCGGGGACCTTCTGCCTGGCCGACACCTGCCTCCTGCTGGTAAGGAGGCCCTGAAGGGTCGGGGAGGAGAAGGGATGCATGGGAGCCTCTGCTCTGGCCCGGCCACAGCTTCTCTGTTGTCTCTGCAGCAAACTGTCTTTGGTCTTcgctttttaaaacttccttcccATGAAAGTCGCATTGTTTGGCAGGATGCTCGTCATTGTAAGGTGGAATCCAGGAAGATCCAGAGCGTCCCCTTCGCTCTCATTCTTTCCCCTGTGCTCAGTTGTCCCAATTTTGCTGCCTTTTCTCAGATTTTCTAGAATTCTGCCTGCCCCACTGTGACTTTTCCCAAGTAGAAAGCAGAGCACGCCTCCAGAACGTAGAAAGTCACATCGTCCATGAGAGGTAGAGCTGGCTGAAGTGTGTCTCCCCTCTGGCTTTCAGATGGACAAAAGGAAAGACCCTTCTTCTGTTGATATCAAGAAAGTTCTGTTAGAGATGAGGAGGTTCCGGATGGGCCTGATCCAGACAGCAGACCAGCTCCGCTTCTCCTACCTGGCTGTGATCGAAGGCGCCAAGTTCATCATGGGAGACGCTTCAGTGCAGGTCGGCATTGCTTCTACTTTCCTCCACGTGTGTTGATTTTAAACTTTTGTCTCTGGAGCAGGAGGCTGTCAGTTGTAAAAGTTCAAACACTCCTATGTCAGAGGAAATAGCTATGCTCTGTGTTTCAATAGCTAGAAAGTTGTGGAAATGTTCACCGTGTTCCAGTTTGTGCCTTTGAAGTGCTCACAGAGAGAGTGTTGGTGGGAAGAACAGACTTCATTTTCAGAAGATTTCCTCTTCCAAATATATGTCTGGAGACCCGAGAAGCAGAGAGAGCCACTCCCCAGGCTGTCGCCTCTTTTCACTGGAAGGGGAGTGGCTTTCCTGACGAATCAGCCAGACGTGAACAGTGACGGgactttctcttgctgcttttccAGGAGCAATGGAAGGAGCTCTCCCATGAGGACCTGGAGCCCCCACCTGAGCACGTCCCCCCACCTCCCCGGCCACCCAAACGAATCCTGGAGCCACATAATGGGAAATGCAAGGAATTCTTCCCAAACCACCAGTGGGTAAAGGAGGCGACCGAGGAGGATAAAGACGACGGCCCCATCCAAGAAGAAACCAGAACCCCCTTAAGTGTCCCCTGCAGCATGGAAAGGTAAGGTGAGAGGGTCCTGGCTTACTGGGGGCGAGGGGAAATGACCTCCTTTTCCAGAAACGTGTATTGATATCGAAACCCTGTGGACGCAGCCTCCTCTTGGCATGCAGTGCTTTTATGTCCTTGGGTAATGGGGCCCCTGCACCATCCTTCCCGTCCCCTGGCTGGAGAACCTAGGCGATCAAGCCACCTGTTGGCCCAGGAAGGTGCCGACTTCAGTGGGGGTCTAGCACCACCTTGCGGTGCTCCTTGGAATCAGGAGTGCGTCCAGGCTGATTGGATCTTCCCACCCAGTGATGACAGTGCCCGCCCCCAGGCTTCCAACCCATCCTGAAGCGGGATGTGCACGCTTGACCACACGCCTTCAGCTCCTAAAATGGTCCTTTTGGGAACTAAACCTTTTCACCTAGTTTTGACTAAATGATGGTCATTTTGCTTCCTCACAGTTTAACAAAGATTGTTGAGCATCTGTTGAGGCGTGTGAAATACTGAGGTCACTAGAACATGGCCCTGCTCAATGTTGTAGCCCCCCTGGTTGAAGGGAGACAGGAGACTATAGTCAGAGCCCGGGGACAGTGATGCAATGGAGGTGCATGCCCAGGCGGTGAGCCTTAGAGAAGAGTCACTGAACCTTCCCCAGTGCTTGAGGAAGGCTGCTGACAGGAGGGGCACCTTGGAAGCTTAAAGAAGGAGGGAGTCGGCTGAAACCTGAGACTGCGGAGGCGGTGCCCTTGGCCCTGCTCTCCGGAGGGCACTTTAACATGAGTGCACGTTTTGAGCCAGCATTCACGCACATTAGAAATTTAGCctgcagcagttctcaaacaAGGGTGCCGAGATACGTAGAGGTGTTCCTTGTGGCATCATCTGTGATGGGGAAGGTTAGAAATGAGCCGATCGTGTATCCTGGGATTAGGTCCATCATGCTCTCTCCCTCTGTTGGATATTCTGCAGCTGTTAAAGAACGGGATCTGGGTATATTGACATGGCTGGACGTTGGAGTTACAGAACGTGAGAAAGTGAATTACACGCGGCGTGTGCCCCGTTGGGTCCTCTGGTTCATTCCATCGTCAGAATCTCACCAGGCACGTCGCTAAATGCCGATGGCCAGGCCTCAGTCCTGACCCAGGAACCTAAGTCCCCAGGGTCCTTCGTGCCCCAGGTCCTTATCAGAGGAACACAGGATCTGGTTCTGGGGCTCGAGAGACACTTGTCCAGTGGGGCCTCCCAGAGCAGGTGCCATGTGATGTGACAGCTGAGCAGTGGCTTGGTGACCGTCCCCCAGTGAGACTGTGCCCAGCTTCCCAGGGCCTCTGTTGACTTTCTCAGGGTGGGCCTGTGTGCTCCATCCAAGGGCTTGCTGCGGGCCTAGGATGGGAGACAGGAGCTGGCAAATGACTTGGGTCACATTCGTGTCGCGTGTTCTTTCACGAGTGAGAGAACGGTGCCTTTCATGCTGTGTGTGAAGGTGGTGAATGGGGAAGTGCGTGGGTTTGGGAAGCTGGAGAGTGCCAGGAGAAATGGAGTTGTACCCAGAACCTAAGTGCCACTGGACACAGTGGGAGCCCATGTGCACAGGCCTCAGCTGCAGGGCGGGTGCTGAAGGTGAGGGCTTCCTGCAGCCTCCTGTCTGCTGCAGCCTGGCGCCTCGAGTGGTCCTGCCAGCCACACAGGAGGCTGCTGGGGTGGGAAGGCCTTGGAGGTGCACACGTGAGGCAGGACTTCCTGTGGCCAGGGCCTCCTTGGTGGAGACAAGGGTGGACAGGGGAAGGCCtggaggggtgggaagaggaggggccTGGCTCCTCACAGGTCCGCGAGCCTCTGCTGGCCTCTCCCAAGACAGCCCTGGAGCAAGGACACAGTGCACGTCATCCCCGCGGGGTGGCTCTTGCTGGCCGTCAGGAAGGCAGCCGCTAGATGGCTCACAGGACGCCTGGCCCTGGTCCTGTGGGCAGGACTGGATTGCTGCAGGGGACTCGGGCCTGCAATGGCGTGGGTGGAGGGTCAGTGCTGAACGGCAGTGGGAGTGTGTGGTGTCTTCGTGTCAGCAGCGTCAAGGGCCCCTGTGAATCAGCCTCCGTCGGGGTGCCCGGGTGGAGCTGGTAGCACCTGGGCCATGCCCTTGCCTCCCCTGATCTGAAGGGCAGCATCCTGTGAGCGGACCCCGGGGCAGAGTTAGCACCTGTCTTGGCACCAGTGGCTGTATTTCTCCTCAGAGCCTTACCACCCTCCACCACCAAGGAGTCCACAGGTCTCCAGAACTCTGCCCTGGCTATGGGGCCACCTGGGCCCCTGCAGGGAGGCCGTGACACCTGGGCTTCAGGCCACTGTCAGCATTGCCGTGCTCGTGTTCTCCTGAGAGTCCCCCGTAAGAATAGCATGcccaccatcctctccccagAGTGACTAACCCTCTCTGCCGCCTCCTTCCTCAGCAACAGGCAAGACACTGAAGTCAGAAGGCGGGTCGCCGGGGGAGGTCCTGCCCAGGGGGAGCTGTCGCCGCCCAAGGAGGAGCAGGACCAGGCGCTGACTCACTGGAAGCCCTTCCTGGTCAACATGTGCATGGCCACAGTCCTCACGGCCGGCGCGTACCTCTGCTACAGGGTATGTTTTCACTGACAGACGTGCTGGCGAGACCGTGTGCAGAGAGCACTGGCCGACAGCCCGGCGTTAGCATCCAGTGCTGCACGAGGATCTGAGCCAGTCTCAGAAGAAACAGATCAAAGGTTCTTAGAGTCTGGAACTGTGAAGGGCTAACGAGAGGACTGAGGATTGATGCGCTGGGGTTTCAAGGAGCCCTGTGGTCCCAAGAATATGCGAGTCTAATCTCAGGGCCTTAACCTGTTCAGGAGTAAGTAGAGAAAATGCCaaatatgtctctctctctctttttttttttttttggttcgtttttgaaaagaaagaaaaaatagaattacaacaCATTGTTGTTTTTAACCTTTATAAAAAGCAGCTTTTTGttatttctggggaaaaaaagactaggCACTTATGAAACTTTCCTGTGCCCTTCGGCGGCGTGAGCAGATCCACCGTTTCTGTTTGATCTCCCAGGGAAAGACTCCGCACTCGCGCTCACGCGAATGTCACTCCTTCGGAGGGGAGGCTCCGGGGGTTTAGGACGCCGTCTTGCTCAGTCCCTTCCTCCGCTGTGCGCACACACACTGAGCGCGCACGGTGCCTATGAGCTTTCCcgttttaggaagaaaaaaggccATCTCTAGAAAACAAACCCGGCTTCTGCTTTTGCTCAGGGTGTCCCGCTGGTTTTCTCTCGTCACTTCCCCGCCCGTCCCTTCTTGTTGTGGCCATCCTCTCGTGTTCGGCCCGCCTCACTCCATGCCCCAGACCAAGCTTCCTCGAGGCCCGGCCTCAGGGTCCGAGCTCACCACAGGCTGGCCACCGGCCACTGGCTTTTCACCCTGCCGTCAAGGTCCGGAAGGAGCAGCCTCCACTTCATTTGGAATATAAATTCCGTATTAGTAGAAATCCACGTGTTAGACGTGTGTTGCTGTTGAAGTAACGAGAAGAGAGGATTAGCCTCAAAACTCTGGCCAtgggagccggccccgtggccgagtggttaggttcgtgcactccgcttcagcggcccagggtttcgctggttcgaatcctgggcgcggacatggcaccgcttgtcaggccacgttggggcagcgtcccacatgccacaactagaaggacccacaactaaaaatacacaactatgtgctggggggatttggagagaaaaatcaggggaaaaaaaaaaggttggcaacagttgttagctcaggtgccaatcttgaaaaagaaaactctggtcATGGAAATCACCTCACGAGaccgttttttttttaatcatttaaaatattttacctctttCCAAGCAACCATCTTTGAGTGCATCAGATGGTTTAGCAACAAGCAAACAGTCTTTTCCTTAGAGGTGAATTTTGGAAAGGGGAagctattgtaaaaaaaaaaaaaaaaaaaaagtaaaaccgCCTTACCTGGAGGCTGGCGTGGTGAGGAGCAGGGTGGCCTGGGGCCCGAGGCTGCGGCCTGCGGGGGTGGGTCCGGGCTCATCTGAAAATGTTTGGTTTCATTCCAGTTCCTCTTCAACAGCAACACATAGGCTGACCCACCTCCACCCTGCTGGCGGCTCCTGCTCACAGAGCCCGCAGCCGATGCGCAGGCCGAGGGAGGGCAGGGCCGCCGGACAGCTCAGCCAGCCGGGACCGGCATGGACGTTGGCTCTGCACCGAAACCAGAAACCACCGCCGCCCTgtgcccccgccccgccccgccccaggcTGCTGGCCTCACACCTtacccttttcctttctctgcctccctttttGGTCCCAGATCCACACGCCTTTCtgaaggagagcagagcagagcgcGGTGCCCTTGGCACAGAGGAAGGGTGGCCTGCGCCAGTCGCAAGGCTCGCCTCACCCAGGGCTCCCTCTCAGCGTGTCCCCTTGCATCCCAGTGGGCGGTGCACAGCGTCCTCCCCGTAACCTCCACCAAGACTGCATGTAGGAGGCTCGCCactccatatttattttatttttccccaaaggcATCCATAGTGCACTAGCATTTTCTTAAACCaataatgtattaaaattttttgatgtCAGCCCTGCATCAAGGGCTTTATCAAAAAAGTACAATAGTGAACCCTCAGGTAGTGCTGGGAACGGAAGACTGGGGTGTGAGCCTGCTGCGTCAGACCAGTGCTAGGAAGAGGACGGTTGTGAGCAGTTGCTGTTTCGTGACACTGTGGGTAACGTGAGAAGAGGTTTGGCAAATGTTTATAGAACAGTGGGATAATATATAATGAACACTTGGATATTTAAGATACGCGATGTGAGATTCCCTTGTCGCGGTGGTTCCCTCCCCGTTATCTGCTAGACTGCTGCTGTCGGTCTCCGCTCTCCCCGTGTGTATTAGAATGCATGTTCGGTCTTCCTTGTCCTGATCGAATACCACGTGCTTGAAATACTTAGATCTCTGCTTACTGGTGTGCCCCGTGGACAAGTCCAGTCTCCCTTTGCATGATCTGATCCTTACCTGGTGTGGTTCCTAGGACCGTTGCTGAAATAATCGCCCTTCAGCAGTGGAGTGATGTTTTCCAGTAACAGATATTTGCCTAATTCCTGGCATGACACTCTGGTGACTTCCTGGTGAGGCCCAGCCTGTCCTGGTCCGGCTGGGTCCCTCCGTAACTCAGACATTCCAAGGGTGTGGGAAGCCATAGTCACACCCCGCGCTCTGGACATCCAGCCAGGCAGGGTCTCCCCGCCAGCACCTTTGGGATCAGCCTCCACTATCCCCAGTTCACGCTCTCCTTGAGCAGACTGGGGTTTGGAGCCCAGGCAACTGTTGGAAACCACGCTTCTTGAGACAACCTGGATGACGGTCCCTTAGAGTCTAggtctgggggaggggcgggggcctCGCGGAGAGAGGCTTGTCTGCCCTGCCCTTGACCCCGGGGACTGATGGTGCTCACGGCTCTTCCTGCGAGGGGAACGTAAGATCTCCACGTTAAGTGgcttttttaacaagaaaaaaaggcagctgTAGCTCATGAGCTGCTCTTTTGCCAGCATTTTCACATTTTGCCTTTCCCGTGTGAGGAGCCCGTGCAGAGTGCTTCTGCGGCGGGAGCAGCGGCGGCACCCCACAGAGCCTTGGTGAGGTGCGGGTGGGGCTGCGGCGCAGGCTGTGAGCAGTCTGGAGTTGGGCTTGTCTGTCTGTTTCTGAAGTCCTGTATATGTATGCAGTAGTTTGGGTGTATATACATAGTAGCATTTCAAAATGGATATACTGGCTTCACCTCCTATCCTTGGAAAACAGATGGCTCTCCATCTTGTTACATGTATGTTAGAGAAGTAGCGAGCTGCTCTGCTATATGCCTTAAGCCGATATTTACTCATCAGGTCATTATTTTTTACAATGGCCATGGAATAAaccatttttacaaaaataaaaacaaacaaaaaaagcgaGGTGTTTTGGTATAATACCTTGTcaggtgtgtgtatatgtggatGCATgacggggtggggtggggtggggggcgcgTCTCAGGGTCTTCTGTGACCTCACAGAACTGTTAAACTGTACAGTTTTCCAACTTGCCATATAAATCATGGGTTTGCATTTTAGTTgcaacaataaaatttttttctaaagaacatGGATTTGGCGTGCTTCCCATTTCTTTGCTTAATGGGCCTGAACCAGGATGGGCAACTCCTGTTTCTTTCCATCCCTACTGATGTCAAGCAGATGTTGTCAATCAAGCAGGGTTCTACTTCCCACATCTCAGAATTGCAGCGGCCTCTGGGAGTTGTGCGTGCCTTTGGGCTGGGGGACATCCGCTTCCCGGTGAGTTTATTTAACGCTTCAGGCCTCAGCCCATTtccttcagcagcagcagcagcaacaacaccCACCTTGTGAATGTATAGGGCCCCCGACTACCTGAAACATCTCCACGATGTTTGAGGAACTGTTCACACCTCGAGGATGTGTCCCATCGCCTGTGAGACACAATGGTCACCCCATCTCGGTGCCTCGGTGGGTCACGCACGATGTGGAATTGACGTAGAGATAGTGTGAGATGTAAAAACTTCACATAGGCTTCCTTTCTTATACAGGGTTAAATGTAAATCTCTCCTAAAGTGATGTTTTgactttgttttgaaataatttcagacttgcaaaatgttgcaaaaatagtacaaagagttcccTGTGCCCTTGAAGGTTTTATGACTGTTCAGAGCTGGCTGCTGAGTAAACTGTGCTGTGGCCTCCCAGCGAGTTCCGCCGAACCGGGACACAGACGGGCTGTGGTCCTGTGACCACGGGACGCCCAGAGAGGACTGTGGGCAGCAGGCTGGTGCTGTCACACCCACTGTCACTTCAATCTTAGCTTCATTTTATGTCTAGTTTCAAAAAACGGCATCTAAGCTTTCATGAAGAGCTAGAATCCTGGCGTGAGAAAGAATAACTAAGTTTGTAACTTTGGAGCAGGAATCAAATGGCCAGAGGCCAGACAAGGGCCCTGCCCCTTGGCGTCTGTGGGAGTGGGCACCCGGGGAGCCTGCTCCCCACCTGTGTGGGAGAAGCCGCCTCCCCGGCTCACTGGAGAGCGCGGAGGGGACGGGGGGCCGCTCCCACCCCCGGAGGTTCGGTAAAACAGCCGCCACTTTCTACCATTTCACGTAAAatataacagcaataaaaattgtttttttaatcaaaatttcgGAAAATCGAACATAGAAACAAGGCAAATAAATACTAAGTTACaccagaaagaacaaaatatgtCCAGGAAGTTTAAATGAGAATGTTTAAGTTACGGAGTTTTCTGACGCCATTGTGGATAGCCACGTGCAAACCCCGCTTATCTCTACGGTGTTAACACAAACAGCTCAGGACATGTTTGagattttttaatagacttaAATAGGcaactaattttctttctttaaacatgttCTTCAGTGAAATCTCTCTTCAGACCAGCTCATGGCTTCTGAAGCAGTTTATTTAACGGCCCTAAGTGGACGTGCTTCGAAAGCTGGATTCCATTTTGATGAGTGAGGTGAAAGCAAATGCTGCTGCTGACATGAAACCCAAGGCATCTTGGCcggtggcatttttttctttcatttgtgctTTTTAACAGTGAAAATAAGGTCCATGGTCAGCAGGCTGCCACCAGGCTCCCCTGTGGCATGCGGGCTGTAGGCTCATGTTAAAAAGTGCATCATAgaaaccctggctctgcctctccccaccttCTGCAGCTCACCCGGGGGACAGCTTGTGCTGCTGAAATGACTAGACCCACCACACCCTCCTGACAAGGTCAGCCGGCCTGCTCGAGGCCTCAATCAGTCTTCACTGACCCGCGAGAGCTCGAGTTCAGCCCGTTCGTCTTGCAGCCTTTTCTTCCAGGCCTCAGCCTGTCTGGCCTCGGcccctccatagcatggctggcTGGCCCGCCAGAGCTCTGCATCCAGGGAAGGTCAGACAGTCTCAGAGCCCAAAGCCCATCTCTGATTGCCGCTGTGCCGCCTTCCGAGTGCTGGGCGTCACTTTTTTCTGCTCCTGTGCAGAAGCCTCCCGTGTGCCCTGGGGCTCTGCAGTTGCTCTGGAGACTCGGGGAGCAGCTCACGCTTCCAGGGGAGCACACAGTACCCCCGAAGCTCGGTGCCTGTGTCGAGGCTGGGCAGCAGCAAACACGAAGATGCCAGATCTGAGCTCATCAGCTGAGGCTGCTTAAAATACTGTGATTTCAACGTCTGCCTCCTGGCAAAAGGCggcttctctttgttctgagCGAAGTTTGTCCATCTTCTCAAAAGCTAAGCGGCCTTTTTCACCTGAAATATTAAGGCGATCTGTCACTTGATTGTCCCCCACCCATGTTTCCTACTCTGGCAGGCCAAGGTGGCCTTAGTGCTTACTGTCGGCTGGGTCTCGGGTGCCGCTGTGAGGGGCCAGGGGCGGGCAGCGTTTGGGGAGCTCCCACCGGCCGACTTGCACGGCCCCAGTGCCTCATCCCTGCATCTGATGCGGAGCCTGATGTATGTGACTGCTGCCTCGCACCTGAGTCCCGTCCCCAGGAGCGTAAACTGAAGTCGACGGAGGAAAAAGCACTTCCTGCCACCTCAACCATGAAGGAAACCTGCCTTGGTCAAGTGCAGGTGACGGGTCTCTAACTGCCTGCCCTGTGTGCTGTGTTGTGTCTTTGAGGGCTGACCCTGGCCTGTCGACCACAGCTTTTCTAAGGACCCTGGGAACCCAGCTGCGCCGCACACGCCGCTCAGTGCTGGACCTACCGAATGACAGAGTGGCTTCCCTTGCCGCCGCTCGCACAGCCTCCCGCTCACACTGGCACAGGCTGGCGATCTGATCGATGCTTTCGATGCCCTGTTTGAGGTTGAGAAAAGGAGGGTCTGTTGGGGGCCATTGTGGTTAAGTAGCAGGTGGGATGCCCTTTGTAAGCCCGGCAGGCCTCAGGCACGCCGTCCGCCTGCCCCTCCGGGCCCAGGACCAGAGCGCAGCCgcaccctcttcctggcttggaTGACCACCAGATGGTCCTCCTGGAATTCCTTGTCGACTCATTCCAGGATGAACAGGGCGAGTTGAACCGATCTGGGACTATTTTTCATCTAGCAAATTCGCGATGGTTTTTTAAGTGAGAGTTCCACATGCAGGTGAGGCGGAGTTAAAACGGGCATCCCCTCTCATCTGCTTTGGGGCATGTGAGTGGGCTACGTTGTATCAAGAATCTCAAAAACGTTCATATTCTCTGGCCCTGGAGTAACACTCTGGAGAGTCtagcctaaggaaataattcagaactcttttttttttttttttttgaggaagatcagccttgagttaacatctgccaccaatcctcctctttttgctgaggaagactggtcctgagctaacatctgtgcccatcttcctctattttatatgggatgcctgccacagcatggcttaacaagcggtgcataggtacacacccaggatccgaaccagtgaaccctgggccaccgaagtggaacatgcacacttaaccactgcgccactgggctggcccccagagctcgattttttaaaagctttaagcACGAGGATGCTCttaatatt
The Equus przewalskii isolate Varuska chromosome 21, EquPr2, whole genome shotgun sequence DNA segment above includes these coding regions:
- the PTPN1 gene encoding tyrosine-protein phosphatase non-receptor type 1 isoform X2, yielding MEMEKEFEQIDKAGSWAAIYQDIRHEASDFPCRVAKLPKNKNRNRYRDVSPFDHSRIKLHQEDNDYINASLIKMEEAQRSYILTQGPLPNTCGHFWEMVWEQKSRGVVMLNRVMEKGSLKCAQYWPQKEEKEMIFEDTNLKLTLVSEDVKSYYTVRQLELENLTSKETREILHFHYTTWPDFGVPESPASFLNFLFKVRESGSLSLEHGPIVVHCSAGIGRSGTFCLADTCLLLMDKRKDPSSVDIKKVLLEMRRFRMGLIQTADQLRFSYLAVIEGAKFIMGDASVQEQWKELSHEDLEPPPEHVPPPPRPPKRILEPHNGKCKEFFPNHQWVKEATEEDKDDGPIQEETRTPLSVPCSMESNRQDTEVRRRVAGGGPAQGELSPPKEEQDQALTHWKPFLVNMCMATVLTAGAYLCYRFLFNSNT
- the PTPN1 gene encoding tyrosine-protein phosphatase non-receptor type 1 isoform X1, whose protein sequence is MVLSYFRVGKSCGFLRSLPVTAELREINRGGRKLAVGSLVPCKRGVSLPLSDVCQLLVSLVSCTTALRQSARSPGSGALSCPCGKRKDIRHEASDFPCRVAKLPKNKNRNRYRDVSPFDHSRIKLHQEDNDYINASLIKMEEAQRSYILTQGPLPNTCGHFWEMVWEQKSRGVVMLNRVMEKGSLKCAQYWPQKEEKEMIFEDTNLKLTLVSEDVKSYYTVRQLELENLTSKETREILHFHYTTWPDFGVPESPASFLNFLFKVRESGSLSLEHGPIVVHCSAGIGRSGTFCLADTCLLLMDKRKDPSSVDIKKVLLEMRRFRMGLIQTADQLRFSYLAVIEGAKFIMGDASVQEQWKELSHEDLEPPPEHVPPPPRPPKRILEPHNGKCKEFFPNHQWVKEATEEDKDDGPIQEETRTPLSVPCSMESNRQDTEVRRRVAGGGPAQGELSPPKEEQDQALTHWKPFLVNMCMATVLTAGAYLCYRVCFH
- the PTPN1 gene encoding tyrosine-protein phosphatase non-receptor type 1 isoform X4; translated protein: MEEAQRSYILTQGPLPNTCGHFWEMVWEQKSRGVVMLNRVMEKGSLKCAQYWPQKEEKEMIFEDTNLKLTLVSEDVKSYYTVRQLELENLTSKETREILHFHYTTWPDFGVPESPASFLNFLFKVRESGSLSLEHGPIVVHCSAGIGRSGTFCLADTCLLLMDKRKDPSSVDIKKVLLEMRRFRMGLIQTADQLRFSYLAVIEGAKFIMGDASVQEQWKELSHEDLEPPPEHVPPPPRPPKRILEPHNGKCKEFFPNHQWVKEATEEDKDDGPIQEETRTPLSVPCSMESNRQDTEVRRRVAGGGPAQGELSPPKEEQDQALTHWKPFLVNMCMATVLTAGAYLCYRFLFNSNT
- the PTPN1 gene encoding tyrosine-protein phosphatase non-receptor type 1 isoform X3, encoding MCLAFRKYPDIRHEASDFPCRVAKLPKNKNRNRYRDVSPFDHSRIKLHQEDNDYINASLIKMEEAQRSYILTQGPLPNTCGHFWEMVWEQKSRGVVMLNRVMEKGSLKCAQYWPQKEEKEMIFEDTNLKLTLVSEDVKSYYTVRQLELENLTSKETREILHFHYTTWPDFGVPESPASFLNFLFKVRESGSLSLEHGPIVVHCSAGIGRSGTFCLADTCLLLMDKRKDPSSVDIKKVLLEMRRFRMGLIQTADQLRFSYLAVIEGAKFIMGDASVQEQWKELSHEDLEPPPEHVPPPPRPPKRILEPHNGKCKEFFPNHQWVKEATEEDKDDGPIQEETRTPLSVPCSMESNRQDTEVRRRVAGGGPAQGELSPPKEEQDQALTHWKPFLVNMCMATVLTAGAYLCYRFLFNSNT